A part of Podarcis muralis chromosome 13, rPodMur119.hap1.1, whole genome shotgun sequence genomic DNA contains:
- the LOC114582199 gene encoding histone H2A type 2-C-like, producing the protein MSDRGKQGGKAKGKAKSRSSRAGLQFPVGRVHRLLRKGHYAKRVGAGAPVYTAAVLEYLTAEILELAGNAARDNMKARIIPRHLQLAIRNDQELSKLLAKGTVPQGGVLPKITK; encoded by the coding sequence ATGTCTGACCGTGGAAAGCAGGGCGGCAAAGCCAAGGGCAAGGCGAAGTCTCGCTCGTCCAGGGCGGGCTTGCAGTTCCCTGTGGGTCGAGTGCACCGCCTGCTTCGCAAAGGGCACTACGCGAAGCGCGTGGGAGCCGGAGCCCCTGTCTACACGGCGGCGGTGCTGGAGTACCTGACCGCCGAGATCCTGGAGCTGGCCGGCAACGCGGCGCGGGACAACATGAAGGCGCGCATCATCCCTCGGCACCTGCAGCTGGCCATCCGCAACGACCAGGAGCTGAGCAAGCTGCTGGCCAAAGGCACCGTCCCCCAGGGCGGCGTCCTGCCCAAGATCACGAAGTGA